In a single window of the Bactrocera dorsalis isolate Fly_Bdor chromosome 2, ASM2337382v1, whole genome shotgun sequence genome:
- the LOC125776631 gene encoding uncharacterized protein LOC125776631 — translation MPGRGRRYKSPSLRIPALRTSDQPFPDYSWDQNNKQTNNLTTTTTTTTTTTMTTTTATTTDMSYRIPITESEEDELLASSQETSKSTTGRTNQSTPVYTADKPSNLREEASTSKAAMSTNQSALAAKGDSRKKRKKSQNQLRKNRYQRAVFILGKIAKGQAAGTPVDEAETKRLKSIVEEYESYLKRKQSQPQEESKRESTSQKRNRSTTEVPGAQPKKPRRSEGEHSSTTTARHFCDVARDSLQVAIIDGKSSSPSTIQERWVEIDVRLSSMVLSYVLDNPAGPHPEFDSSETFRGYRVIKCADQASLDFLTGSAAKISNAFVGLQLRLIPARDIPKRPRARIWLPPLEEPGEKLLRCIKLQNKSIPGIDEWQLIKEENPNKASKPILVAICDESIEALKKTDKKISFGIRKARIKIFQGDKAADEDDTEEVDDASQLLRNVGIEEPRDAQ, via the coding sequence atgcccgggcgaggtcggaggtataaatcgccttctctccgtataccggctctgcggacgagtgaccaaccctttccggattactcgtgggaccaaaacaacaaacaaacaaacaacttaacaacaacaacaacaacaacaactacaacaaccatgacgacgacaacagcgacgactacGGACATGAGTTATAGGATTCCTATCACGGAATCCGAAGAGGACGAATtgcttgcctccagccaggagacaagtaagagtactaccggacgtaccaaccaaagtacaccGGTATATACAGCAGACAAACCATCAAATTTAAGGGAGGAGGCGTCCACCTCCAAagctgccatgagcaccaaccaaagtgcactggcggctaaaggagACAGCAgaaagaaacgcaaaaaatcccagaatcagctgagaaaaaaccggtaccagagggcagtcttcatactagggaagatagccaaaggacaggcagccggtaccccagttgatgaggctgaaacaaagcgcctcaaatctatTGTAGAGGAATATGagagctacctgaaaaggaagcaatcacaacctcaagaagagagcaaacgagagagcacttctcagaagagaaatcgctccaccaCAGAAGTACCCGGAGCTCAGCCCAAAAAACCGAGGAGGAGTGAGGGTGAACACAGCAGtacaacaacggcaaggcatttctgcgatgtagccagggatagcctgcaggtggccataatagatgggaaatcctcctctccgagcactattcaggagagatgggtggagatcgatgtcagattgtcgagtatggtgctaagctatgtactcgacaatcctgcgggtccccacccggagtttgactcctctgagaccttcaggggctacagggtcatcaagtgcgcggaccaggcctcgctagatttcctgacgggtagtgctgctaaaattagcaacgcctttgtaggcctccaattgaggcttatacccgcTAGGGATATTCCAAAGAGGCCTCGGGCTCGCATTTGGTTACCcccactagaggagccaggcgaaaaactcctgaggtgcattaagctgcagaacaaatctatacctggtatagatgagtggcagcttataAAGGAGGAAAACCCAaacaaagcaagcaagccaatactagtggccatttgtgatgagtccattgaggctctgaagaagactgacaaaaaaatcagcttcggaatacgcaaggcaagaataaaaatcttccaaggcgacaaagcggctgacgaagacgacacggaagaggtcgacgacgccagccagttgctaaggaatgtgggcattgaagaaccccgagatgcccaataa